One window from the genome of Streptomyces sp. NBC_01476 encodes:
- the pstA gene encoding phosphate ABC transporter permease PstA — MTTDAIAVHPPDDGPPPRPATTLPRTAGERAPERRRSTTALRRTDLFAVCGAGAASLALTWLFFARIAPFSGGLGFFAVAYALFLALYALLVSFDEDGPAVRDKIASVVVHSLAVLLLVALAFVIVYTMWSGRRALPHLNFFTQDMKKAGPLDPLTVGGIRHAALGTLIQISIALVLTVPAGLLCAVFLNEVPGRYARFVRTVVEAMTALPSIVAGLFIYATAILALGLEKSGFAASLAISVMMLPIIIRASDVVIRLVPGTLREASYALGSSRWRTVWHVVLPTARSGLTTAVILGTARGVGETSPVLLTAGYTAVTNYSPAHNPMVSLPLATFEFIKSPQPTMIARGFGAAAVLLVLVLVLFVIARLIGGRGPGELTRRGTHRRVVASRRDQRRYALRHARLAGSPHARPAGVTHAAPATSTHVPEQGVDGS, encoded by the coding sequence ATGACCACGGACGCCATCGCCGTACACCCGCCCGACGACGGGCCTCCACCGCGGCCCGCCACCACGCTGCCGCGGACCGCCGGCGAGCGCGCCCCAGAACGGCGCCGCTCCACCACCGCGCTGCGCCGCACCGACCTGTTCGCGGTATGCGGGGCGGGGGCCGCGTCGCTCGCGCTGACCTGGCTCTTCTTCGCCCGGATCGCGCCCTTCAGCGGCGGCCTCGGCTTCTTCGCCGTCGCCTACGCGCTCTTCCTGGCGCTCTACGCGCTGCTGGTCTCCTTCGACGAGGACGGCCCCGCGGTACGGGACAAGATCGCGTCGGTGGTCGTGCACAGCCTGGCGGTGCTGCTGCTGGTCGCGCTGGCCTTCGTGATCGTCTACACCATGTGGTCGGGCCGCAGGGCGCTGCCGCATCTCAACTTCTTCACCCAGGACATGAAGAAGGCCGGCCCGCTGGACCCGCTGACCGTCGGCGGCATCCGCCACGCGGCGCTCGGCACGCTGATCCAGATCTCCATCGCGCTGGTGCTCACCGTGCCCGCGGGCCTGCTCTGCGCGGTGTTCCTCAACGAGGTGCCGGGCCGCTACGCCCGCTTCGTACGGACCGTGGTCGAGGCGATGACCGCGCTGCCGTCGATCGTGGCGGGCCTGTTCATCTACGCCACCGCGATCCTGGCGCTGGGTCTGGAGAAGTCCGGCTTCGCCGCGTCGCTCGCCATCTCGGTGATGATGCTGCCGATCATCATCCGCGCCTCCGACGTGGTGATCCGGCTGGTGCCCGGCACGCTGCGGGAGGCGTCGTACGCGCTGGGGTCGTCGCGCTGGCGGACGGTGTGGCACGTGGTGCTGCCGACCGCCAGGTCCGGGCTGACCACCGCGGTGATCCTCGGCACCGCCCGCGGGGTGGGGGAGACCTCGCCAGTGCTGCTCACCGCCGGGTACACCGCCGTCACCAACTACAGCCCCGCGCACAACCCGATGGTCTCGCTGCCGCTGGCCACCTTCGAGTTCATCAAGTCCCCCCAGCCCACCATGATCGCCCGCGGTTTCGGGGCGGCGGCGGTGCTGCTGGTGCTGGTGCTTGTGCTCTTCGTGATCGCCCGGCTGATCGGCGGCCGCGGTCCGGGTGAGCTGACCCGCCGCGGGACCCACCGCAGGGTGGTCGCCTCCCGCCGGGACCAGCGCCGCTACGCCCTGCGGCACGCCAGGCTCGCCGGCTCGCCGCACGCCCGGCCCGCCGGCGTGACGCATGCCGCGCCCGCCACCTCGACGCACGTACCCGAACAGGGAGTTGACGGATCGTGA
- a CDS encoding DUF1508 domain-containing protein — MGRAADEGSGAVGSRCQIDIEENGWFAWRLTANNGRVIALGAETYPDDKSCRAAFEALCEESERLAGGVQHAAESNGWIWRLRDADGQVQAVSARAYERHSTCQAAYERFRVLLLGFREADALPWGDTD, encoded by the coding sequence ATGGGCCGAGCGGCGGATGAGGGCTCCGGGGCGGTCGGGAGCCGGTGCCAGATCGACATTGAGGAGAACGGCTGGTTCGCGTGGCGGCTGACCGCCAACAACGGGCGGGTGATCGCCCTCGGCGCGGAGACGTATCCGGACGACAAGTCCTGCCGGGCCGCGTTCGAGGCGCTCTGCGAGGAGTCGGAACGGCTGGCCGGCGGCGTCCAGCACGCCGCCGAGTCCAACGGCTGGATCTGGCGGTTACGGGACGCCGACGGGCAGGTCCAGGCGGTGTCCGCGCGAGCGTACGAACGCCATTCGACGTGCCAGGCGGCATACGAGAGGTTCCGCGTCCTGCTCCTCGGCTTCCGGGAAGCCGACGCCCTTCCGTGGGGCGACACGGACTGA
- a CDS encoding phosphate ABC transporter substrate-binding protein PstS, whose translation MRRIRAAAAALAVLLTSLLVLGQGPAHADTYTRISGAGSTWSQNAIDQWRRNVTQYGMTIDYAGTGSSDGRQQFAHGTVDFAVSEIPYGMTEFGVREAPPQRGYAYMPIVAGGTSFMYNLKIGNRRVTNLRLGGSTLAKIFTGKITRWNDRQIAADNPGLTLPDRKIIPVVRSDGSGTTAQFTLWMSKQQGALWNDYCERLGKPTPCGLTSYYPVIPGSGFIAQSGSLGVSGYTRQDYAEGAITYVEYSYAVTTGFPVAKVLNADGYYTEPTAANVAVALTQAEINQNKNSTQYLTQILDKVYTYRDPRVYPLSSYSYMILPTTTEAPVTPAKGKTLGAFGYYFLCEGQRQAQPLGFSPLPINLVQAGFEQLRRVPGVAVQNINIQGCHNPTFSSDGTNTLAKNAPRPPACDRQGPTQCTAGTGGAVKQPTPVKPAANGTAGGTAAGTTTGGAPNAATSGGTPGTTGSPGGSGSGTSGSATAGSTTGGGTPGTAAAGGTAGGVDPDTGLPVGDAGGTGTGGQDIVASSVPVGDDPFWGLRTWLMGLSALLLLAVVVAPPTIARRLGRTGKRDGRA comes from the coding sequence GTGAGAAGGATTCGAGCAGCGGCGGCAGCCCTCGCCGTGCTGCTGACCTCGCTGCTGGTCCTCGGCCAGGGGCCCGCCCACGCGGACACCTACACCCGGATCAGCGGCGCCGGCTCTACCTGGAGCCAGAACGCCATCGACCAGTGGCGGCGCAATGTCACCCAGTACGGGATGACCATCGACTACGCGGGCACCGGATCCTCCGACGGCCGGCAGCAGTTCGCCCATGGCACGGTGGACTTCGCGGTCTCCGAAATCCCTTACGGCATGACGGAGTTCGGGGTGCGCGAGGCGCCGCCGCAGCGCGGCTACGCCTATATGCCGATCGTGGCCGGCGGCACCTCCTTCATGTACAACCTGAAGATCGGCAACCGGCGGGTCACCAACCTGCGGCTGGGCGGGAGCACGCTGGCCAAGATCTTCACCGGCAAAATCACCCGCTGGAACGACCGGCAGATCGCGGCCGACAACCCCGGGCTGACGCTGCCCGACCGGAAGATCATCCCGGTGGTCCGCTCCGACGGCTCCGGCACCACCGCCCAGTTCACGCTCTGGATGTCCAAGCAGCAGGGCGCCTTGTGGAACGACTACTGCGAGCGGCTGGGCAAGCCCACCCCGTGCGGGCTGACCTCGTACTACCCGGTGATCCCCGGCTCCGGCTTCATCGCGCAGTCCGGGTCGCTCGGGGTCTCCGGCTACACCCGGCAGGACTACGCCGAGGGCGCCATCACCTACGTCGAGTACTCCTACGCGGTCACCACCGGTTTCCCGGTCGCCAAGGTGCTGAACGCGGACGGTTACTACACCGAACCGACCGCGGCCAATGTGGCGGTGGCGCTGACCCAGGCGGAGATCAACCAGAACAAGAACTCCACGCAGTACCTGACGCAGATCCTCGACAAGGTCTACACCTACCGGGACCCGCGGGTGTATCCGCTGTCCAGCTACAGCTACATGATCCTGCCGACCACGACGGAAGCACCGGTCACTCCCGCGAAGGGGAAGACGCTCGGCGCTTTCGGCTACTACTTCCTGTGCGAGGGCCAACGCCAGGCCCAGCCACTGGGGTTCTCGCCCCTGCCGATCAATCTGGTGCAGGCCGGCTTCGAACAGCTGAGACGGGTGCCGGGGGTGGCGGTCCAGAACATCAACATCCAGGGCTGCCACAACCCGACCTTCTCCAGCGACGGTACGAACACCCTGGCCAAGAACGCGCCCCGGCCGCCGGCCTGCGACAGGCAGGGGCCGACGCAGTGCACGGCCGGTACCGGCGGCGCGGTGAAGCAGCCCACACCGGTGAAGCCCGCCGCGAACGGCACGGCCGGCGGCACCGCGGCCGGCACCACGACCGGCGGCGCCCCCAACGCGGCCACCTCCGGCGGCACTCCGGGTACGACGGGCTCCCCGGGCGGCAGCGGCTCCGGCACCTCCGGCAGCGCCACCGCGGGCAGCACGACCGGTGGCGGCACCCCCGGCACCGCGGCGGCCGGCGGCACGGCAGGCGGCGTCGACCCCGACACCGGCCTGCCGGTGGGCGACGCGGGCGGCACCGGTACGGGCGGCCAGGACATCGTCGCCTCCAGTGTCCCGGTCGGCGACGACCCCTTCTGGGGCCTGCGGACCTGGCTGATGGGGCTGTCGGCGCTGCTGCTGCTCGCGGTCGTCGTGGCCCCGCCCACCATCGCCCGCAGGCTGGGCAGGACGGGGAAACGTGATGGGCGCGCGTAA
- a CDS encoding YdcF family protein, producing the protein MRHDDQPGLTDQQREQAQLIWDYHQMHHQLRPCDAAIALGSHDLGVPAYSAELFRAGLFPTLVFSGGPNPTAPERFPRGEAIHFREYAVELGVPAEAILVEPNATNTGQNITLSREVMAQAGIRPTTLMLIAMPYMERRASATARKVWPEVEIVCASQPIDFNDYLKGMGDERRVAEMLVGDLQRVIEYPKLGFAVEQEIPEDVHDAYQVLVRDGFTSRLLS; encoded by the coding sequence GTGAGGCACGACGACCAGCCCGGCCTGACCGACCAGCAGCGCGAGCAGGCCCAGCTGATCTGGGACTACCACCAGATGCACCACCAGCTCCGTCCCTGCGACGCGGCCATCGCCCTGGGCAGCCATGACCTTGGCGTGCCCGCCTACAGCGCCGAGCTGTTCCGCGCCGGCCTCTTCCCGACCCTTGTTTTCTCTGGCGGCCCGAACCCCACCGCCCCGGAGCGCTTCCCGCGCGGCGAGGCGATCCACTTCCGCGAGTACGCCGTTGAACTCGGCGTCCCGGCCGAGGCGATCCTCGTCGAGCCGAATGCCACCAACACCGGCCAGAACATCACCCTCTCCCGCGAGGTCATGGCCCAGGCCGGCATCCGGCCGACCACGCTGATGCTGATCGCGATGCCCTACATGGAACGTCGCGCCTCTGCCACGGCCCGCAAGGTCTGGCCCGAAGTCGAGATCGTGTGCGCTTCCCAGCCGATCGACTTCAACGACTACCTCAAGGGCATGGGCGACGAACGCAGGGTCGCCGAGATGCTGGTGGGGGACCTGCAGCGGGTGATCGAGTATCCGAAGCTCGGCTTCGCCGTCGAGCAGGAAATCCCGGAGGATGTGCATGACGCCTACCAGGTCCTTGTCCGCGACGGCTTCACCAGCCGCCTCCTCAGCTGA
- a CDS encoding sortase codes for MAVLSPPREAAGDPWQPPPEPAKPPRRGGDPRFVVPGAALTVLAALLLGFAVNLTLLGQVEHARTQRHGYDRLRAELALGTAPVGRLDDNGRAVPAGAPVAVLHIPSIGLREVVFQGTSSGVLTAGPGHRRDTPLPGQPGVSVIMGRQWGYGGPFQHLHELRAGDEITVTTGQGQQKYRVTGVRRAGDPVPALPTGGQGRLLLMTATGSLYTPSGVLRVDAGLVGPAQPAPAAGGGIDAAEQPLAGDASAWLPVMLWLQALLAATAVLTWTFRRWGRWQTWICGLPVLTAIVVALSGAATGLLPNLL; via the coding sequence GTGGCCGTACTCTCACCGCCCCGCGAGGCCGCGGGGGACCCCTGGCAGCCGCCGCCCGAGCCGGCGAAGCCGCCCCGCCGCGGCGGCGATCCGCGGTTCGTCGTCCCGGGCGCGGCCCTGACCGTACTGGCGGCGCTGCTGCTCGGCTTCGCCGTCAACCTCACCCTGCTCGGCCAGGTGGAGCACGCCCGCACCCAGCGGCACGGCTACGACCGGCTGCGCGCCGAACTCGCCCTGGGCACCGCCCCGGTGGGCCGCCTGGACGACAACGGCAGGGCGGTGCCGGCCGGTGCCCCGGTGGCGGTGCTGCACATCCCGTCCATCGGCCTGCGCGAAGTGGTCTTCCAGGGCACCTCGTCCGGGGTGCTCACCGCGGGGCCCGGACACCGCAGGGACACCCCGCTGCCAGGCCAGCCCGGCGTCAGCGTGATCATGGGCCGCCAGTGGGGATACGGCGGCCCGTTCCAGCACCTTCACGAACTGCGCGCCGGCGACGAGATCACCGTCACCACCGGCCAGGGGCAGCAGAAGTACCGGGTCACCGGCGTCCGCAGGGCCGGCGACCCGGTGCCGGCCCTGCCCACAGGCGGGCAGGGCCGGCTGCTGCTGATGACCGCGACCGGCAGCCTTTACACGCCGAGCGGCGTGCTGCGGGTGGACGCCGGACTGGTCGGGCCCGCACAACCGGCTCCCGCGGCCGGCGGCGGCATCGACGCGGCCGAACAGCCGCTGGCCGGCGACGCGTCGGCGTGGCTGCCGGTGATGCTCTGGCTGCAGGCACTGCTCGCCGCGACCGCCGTGCTCACCTGGACCTTCCGCCGCTGGGGCCGCTGGCAGACCTGGATCTGCGGGCTGCCGGTGCTCACCGCGATCGTCGTCGCGCTCTCCGGGGCGGCCACCGGGCTGCTGCCCAACCTGCTCTGA
- a CDS encoding molybdenum cofactor biosysynthesis protein → MPTVDIVQLLVSPLHRYEGRPADGPVPVDGDELVARIEIRRELGIVGDRYFARPAHRNAAITLMAAENLPVDIDPAADLRQTRRNVLLRGVDIDAYIGSTVSLDSGEGPVLLALRRAARPCAWMDTTIGPGAQRALRGKGGVRCTPHSDGTLTLGPAVFTVLPH, encoded by the coding sequence GTGCCAACCGTCGACATCGTGCAGCTCCTGGTCTCACCGCTGCACCGCTACGAGGGCCGCCCGGCCGACGGCCCGGTCCCGGTGGACGGCGACGAACTGGTGGCCCGGATCGAGATCCGGCGGGAGCTGGGCATCGTCGGGGACCGTTACTTCGCCAGGCCCGCGCACCGCAACGCCGCGATCACCCTGATGGCCGCGGAGAACCTGCCGGTGGACATCGACCCGGCCGCCGACCTTCGCCAGACCCGCCGCAACGTACTGCTGCGGGGGGTCGACATCGACGCGTACATCGGCTCGACCGTCTCACTGGACAGCGGCGAGGGCCCCGTCCTCCTCGCCCTGCGCCGCGCGGCCCGCCCGTGCGCCTGGATGGACACGACCATCGGCCCGGGCGCCCAACGCGCCCTCCGCGGCAAAGGCGGCGTCCGCTGCACCCCCCACTCCGACGGCACCCTCACCCTGGGCCCAGCCGTCTTCACGGTCCTCCCGCACTGA
- a CDS encoding NmrA family NAD(P)-binding protein, with the protein MMVITTPTGLIGGQVLDRVLGVRDRGQPVRVIVRDPARLSPRVRERVEVVTGSHGDPGVVDEAFAGADSVLWVTPPDPRADSVESAYLDFTRPACDAFKSQGVQRVVGISALGRGAARNAGLVTASLAMDDLIADTGVNYRALTMPSFMDNLLNQVDPIRNTGTFFSPLDGDLRLPACATRDIAAVAAELLLDDSWTGQESVPVLGPEDLSANDMARIMSEVLGKPVRFQQISTEAFKATLTGHGMSEAMAQGMADMMAAKNEGIDTAVPRTARATTPTGFRQWCEEVLKPAVLA; encoded by the coding sequence ATGATGGTCATCACCACCCCCACCGGCCTGATCGGCGGCCAGGTCCTGGATCGCGTCCTCGGCGTCCGCGACCGCGGGCAGCCGGTCCGGGTGATCGTGCGCGACCCCGCCCGGCTCTCCCCCCGCGTACGCGAACGCGTCGAGGTCGTGACCGGCTCGCACGGTGACCCCGGCGTCGTCGACGAGGCGTTCGCGGGCGCGGACAGCGTGCTGTGGGTGACGCCACCGGACCCGCGCGCCGACAGCGTCGAGAGCGCCTATCTGGACTTCACCCGGCCGGCCTGCGACGCCTTCAAGAGCCAGGGCGTCCAGCGGGTGGTCGGGATCTCGGCCCTGGGCCGCGGCGCGGCCAGGAACGCCGGGCTGGTGACGGCGTCGCTGGCGATGGACGACCTGATCGCGGACACCGGCGTGAACTACCGGGCGCTGACGATGCCCTCGTTCATGGACAACCTGCTCAACCAGGTGGACCCGATCAGGAACACCGGCACGTTCTTCTCGCCGCTCGACGGCGACCTCAGGCTTCCGGCCTGCGCCACCCGCGACATCGCCGCCGTCGCCGCCGAGCTGCTGCTCGACGACTCCTGGACCGGACAGGAGAGCGTCCCCGTCCTCGGCCCCGAGGACCTGTCCGCCAACGACATGGCCCGGATCATGTCCGAGGTCCTGGGCAAGCCCGTGCGCTTCCAGCAGATCTCCACCGAGGCGTTCAAGGCCACGCTGACCGGACACGGGATGTCCGAGGCGATGGCGCAGGGCATGGCCGACATGATGGCGGCGAAGAACGAGGGCATCGACACGGCCGTGCCGCGCACCGCGCGGGCCACCACCCCGACCGGCTTCCGCCAGTGGTGCGAGGAAGTCCTCAAGCCGGCCGTCCTGGCCTGA
- the pstC gene encoding phosphate ABC transporter permease subunit PstC, which yields MRTRARAAGPDKGADPPPAAGPAPGTGSAPGTGPAPDRPRRLYGDSGLPDRVFRGVARGGGGLVLAVMLLVGGFLLYRAWQALRSAGLGFLTTAAWEPDAGHFGIAAVITGTVLIAGVAVVISVPLAIGTALYISEYAPPRLRRTLISGVDLMAAVPSVVYGLWGLFFLQGKVIGLARWLSTYAGWFPLFRVDGADPHDPLASATVYTASTFVAGIVVAMMVTPIIASIIREVFSQAPVGEREGAYALGATRWGMIRSVVLPYGKGGMIGGTMLGLGRALGETIGVYLVISPVFAIQPHILQSGTSSVSSLIALRYGEATKFGMSALMAAGLALFLMTLVVNFAASSIVARSRSGATAE from the coding sequence ATGCGAACACGGGCACGGGCCGCCGGACCGGACAAGGGCGCCGACCCGCCACCCGCCGCCGGCCCCGCGCCGGGCACCGGATCCGCGCCGGGCACCGGTCCCGCACCTGACCGCCCGCGGCGGCTGTACGGCGACTCCGGGCTGCCGGACCGGGTCTTCCGGGGGGTCGCCCGCGGGGGCGGCGGGCTGGTGCTCGCGGTGATGCTGCTGGTCGGCGGCTTTCTGCTGTACCGGGCCTGGCAGGCGCTGCGCAGCGCGGGCCTGGGTTTCCTCACCACCGCCGCCTGGGAGCCGGACGCCGGGCACTTCGGCATCGCCGCGGTCATCACCGGCACCGTACTGATCGCCGGGGTCGCCGTGGTGATCTCCGTACCGCTGGCGATCGGCACCGCGCTCTACATCTCCGAGTACGCGCCGCCCCGCCTGCGCCGCACGCTGATCAGCGGGGTGGACCTGATGGCCGCGGTGCCGTCGGTGGTCTACGGCCTGTGGGGGCTGTTCTTCCTGCAGGGCAAGGTGATCGGCCTGGCCCGCTGGCTGTCCACCTACGCCGGCTGGTTCCCGCTCTTCAGGGTGGACGGCGCCGACCCGCACGACCCGCTGGCCAGCGCCACCGTCTACACCGCCTCCACCTTCGTGGCCGGCATCGTGGTCGCGATGATGGTCACGCCGATCATCGCCTCGATCATCCGCGAGGTCTTCTCCCAGGCCCCGGTCGGCGAGCGGGAGGGCGCCTACGCGCTCGGCGCCACCCGCTGGGGCATGATCCGCTCGGTCGTCCTGCCGTACGGCAAGGGCGGCATGATCGGCGGCACCATGCTCGGCCTGGGCCGGGCACTCGGCGAGACCATCGGCGTCTACCTGGTCATCTCGCCGGTGTTCGCCATCCAGCCGCACATCCTGCAGAGCGGCACCAGTTCGGTCTCCTCGCTGATCGCACTGCGCTACGGCGAGGCCACCAAGTTCGGCATGTCCGCCCTGATGGCGGCCGGCCTCGCGCTCTTCCTGATGACGCTGGTGGTCAACTTCGCCGCCTCCTCGATCGTCGCCCGCAGCCGTTCCGGCGCCACCGCCGAGTGA
- a CDS encoding WbqC family protein translates to MGRVCAIHQPNFLPRLSTLAKLFAADYWIVLDDVQFARRDYQHRARIAPPGRPDLAHWLSLATHLPDGRATLIRDARLADPRRSRDQTDRAIRHCYRRSRHWQQISTVLDRVLEGFAGSDRTGVVAENSTRVLLELLGWRGEIIRSSRLPARRERSQRLADLAAVTGATTYLCGPGGLRYLDHRPFEAVGVRVQAFFVPAGGLWGGNHQMSSVHAFSEIAAVDMAVLLGASGAPGRFGEDR, encoded by the coding sequence TTGGGAAGGGTCTGCGCGATCCACCAGCCCAACTTCCTGCCCCGGCTCAGCACGCTGGCGAAGCTCTTCGCGGCGGACTACTGGATTGTCCTTGACGACGTCCAGTTCGCCCGCCGCGACTACCAGCACCGCGCCCGCATCGCCCCACCCGGCCGACCCGACCTGGCGCACTGGCTGAGCCTGGCCACCCATCTCCCGGACGGTCGGGCCACGTTGATCCGCGACGCCCGGCTGGCCGACCCGCGACGCAGCCGCGACCAGACCGACCGGGCGATCCGCCACTGCTACCGCCGCAGCCGCCATTGGCAGCAGATCAGCACCGTTCTGGACCGCGTACTCGAGGGTTTCGCCGGCTCCGACCGGACCGGTGTTGTGGCGGAGAACTCCACTCGGGTTCTCCTCGAACTGCTCGGCTGGCGGGGCGAGATCATTCGCAGCAGTCGGCTCCCGGCCCGCCGCGAGCGATCGCAGCGGCTCGCCGACCTCGCAGCGGTCACGGGAGCGACTACGTATCTCTGTGGCCCCGGCGGTCTGCGCTACCTCGATCACCGTCCCTTCGAGGCCGTTGGTGTCAGGGTGCAAGCATTTTTCGTCCCGGCAGGTGGCTTGTGGGGAGGAAATCATCAGATGTCGTCCGTACATGCTTTTTCGGAAATCGCTGCGGTCGATATGGCCGTTTTGCTTGGCGCCTCCGGGGCGCCGGGCCGGTTCGGTGAGGACCGCTAG
- the pstB gene encoding phosphate ABC transporter ATP-binding protein PstB, translating to MSATDETVVLPAVPAVPAEPPGAAPSRSATLEAQEISAWFGDHKVLDRVSLTMPAQAVTALIGPSGCGKSTFLRILNRMHELISAASLAGQVLLDGEDIYDRGRRITHARREIGMVFQKPNPFPAMSIYDNVLAGLRMNGVKADRGSRDDLVEECLTKAGLWREVQDRLRQPGGALSGGQQQRLCIARSLAVRPRVLLMDEPCSALDPTSTRRIEQTISELSQEVTIVIVTHNMQQAARVSDACAFFLAEQGTPGVIVEHGPTEEMFNRPQDQRTSDYVNGRFG from the coding sequence ATGTCTGCCACCGACGAGACCGTCGTCCTGCCGGCCGTCCCGGCCGTCCCGGCCGAACCGCCGGGCGCGGCGCCGTCGCGCTCCGCCACCCTGGAGGCCCAGGAGATCTCCGCCTGGTTCGGTGATCACAAGGTCCTGGACCGCGTCTCGCTGACCATGCCCGCGCAAGCCGTCACCGCCCTCATCGGCCCGTCCGGCTGCGGCAAGTCCACCTTCCTGCGCATCCTCAACCGGATGCACGAACTCATCTCCGCCGCCTCGCTCGCCGGGCAGGTGCTCCTCGACGGCGAGGACATCTACGACCGCGGGCGCCGCATCACCCACGCGCGCCGCGAGATCGGCATGGTCTTCCAGAAGCCCAACCCCTTCCCGGCGATGAGCATTTACGACAACGTGCTGGCCGGGCTGAGGATGAACGGGGTCAAGGCGGACCGCGGCAGCCGGGACGACCTGGTCGAGGAGTGCCTGACCAAGGCCGGTCTGTGGCGCGAGGTCCAGGACCGGCTGCGGCAGCCGGGCGGCGCGCTCTCCGGCGGCCAGCAGCAACGCCTGTGCATCGCACGGTCGTTGGCGGTACGGCCGCGGGTGCTGCTGATGGACGAGCCGTGCTCGGCGCTCGACCCGACGTCGACCCGGCGGATCGAGCAGACCATCAGCGAGCTGTCGCAGGAGGTGACCATCGTCATCGTCACCCACAACATGCAGCAGGCGGCCCGCGTTTCGGACGCCTGTGCGTTCTTCCTCGCCGAACAGGGCACCCCCGGCGTCATCGTGGAGCACGGCCCGACCGAGGAGATGTTCAACCGCCCCCAGGACCAGCGCACGTCGGACTACGTCAACGGCCGGTTCGGCTGA